In the genome of Pseudomonas sp. P5_109, one region contains:
- the glnE gene encoding bifunctional [glutamate--ammonia ligase]-adenylyl-L-tyrosine phosphorylase/[glutamate--ammonia-ligase] adenylyltransferase, translated as MSLPPIAELPAILLPLVTRAEQSFRAAVAALDDDRGLSAWTPERWAQFARVTAASDFVIEQCVRDPLMLLELVLSGELDRRFAPGELCAQIATAVSVAETEDQLGRALRRQRARHQVRIIWRDLTRQADLVQTCRDLSDMADASIDQAYQWLYVRHCQQFGVPTGRRSGEPQQMVVLGMGKLGAVELNLSSDIDLIFAYPEGGETVGVKRALDNQEFFIRLGQRLIKALDPMTVDGFVFRVDMRLRPYGSSGALVLSFNALEQYYQDQGRDWERYAMIKSRVVAGDQVAGAQLQDMLRPFVYRRYLDFSAIEALRTMKQLIQQEVRRKGMADNIKLGSGGIREVEFIAQAFQLIHGGRDLSLQQRPLLKVLSTLEGQGYLPPAVISELREGYEFLRYTEHAIQAIADRQTQMLPDGEQDQARIAFMLGFANWTAFHEQLMYWRGRVAWHFGQVIADPDEEQGAESEVVVGGEWLPLWEEAQDDEAACRQLEEGGFKDAPKALNALAGLRGSPQLRAMQRLGRERLDAFIPRLLAQAVEHANPDLVLERVLPLVEAVARRSAYLVLLTENPGALRRLLTLCAASPWIAEQITRFPLLLDELLNEGRLFKPPLAPELAAELRERLTRIPEDDLEQQMEALRHFKLAHRLRVAASEIAGSLPLMKVSDYLTWLAEAILEQVLALAWRQTVAKYGTPLRTDGTLCDPGFIIVGYGKVGGLELGHGSDLDLVFIHDGDPQAETDGPKPIDGAQFFTRLGQRIIHLLTAQTNSGQLYEVDMRLRPSGASGLLVSSLGAFARYQENEAWTWEHQALVRARVLVGSQDVGQAFEKVRAAILGKTRDLPTLRQEVSEMRAKMRDNLGSKSTAAGTGANAFEATAPFDIKQDAGGIVDIEFMVQYAALAWSETHPPLLRWTDNIRILEELEHEGLMPVEDAGLLREAYKAYRSAAHRQALQKNPGVIPADQFADERRQVMRIWRELGLG; from the coding sequence ATGAGCCTCCCGCCGATTGCTGAACTGCCCGCCATTCTCCTGCCGTTGGTCACCCGCGCCGAGCAGTCGTTCCGGGCTGCCGTCGCCGCTTTGGACGATGACCGCGGGCTGTCTGCCTGGACACCGGAACGCTGGGCGCAATTTGCCCGCGTCACCGCCGCCAGCGATTTTGTGATTGAACAGTGTGTTCGTGACCCTTTGATGTTGCTGGAGCTGGTGCTGTCCGGCGAACTGGACCGCCGCTTCGCCCCTGGTGAGTTGTGCGCTCAGATCGCGACCGCCGTGAGCGTGGCCGAGACCGAAGATCAACTTGGCCGCGCCTTGCGTCGCCAACGGGCACGCCACCAGGTGCGGATCATCTGGCGCGACCTGACCCGTCAGGCCGACCTCGTCCAGACCTGTCGCGACCTCTCGGACATGGCCGATGCCAGCATCGATCAGGCCTATCAATGGTTGTACGTGCGGCATTGCCAGCAGTTCGGCGTGCCGACCGGCCGGCGCAGCGGCGAACCGCAGCAGATGGTCGTTCTCGGCATGGGCAAGCTCGGCGCCGTGGAGCTGAACCTGTCCTCGGACATCGACCTGATTTTCGCCTACCCCGAAGGCGGCGAAACCGTTGGGGTGAAGCGCGCGCTGGATAACCAGGAGTTCTTCATTCGTCTGGGCCAGCGTCTGATCAAGGCCCTGGACCCGATGACCGTCGACGGCTTTGTGTTCCGCGTCGACATGCGCCTGCGTCCGTACGGTTCGTCGGGCGCGTTGGTGCTGAGCTTCAATGCGCTGGAGCAGTATTACCAGGATCAGGGTCGCGACTGGGAGCGCTACGCGATGATCAAGTCGCGAGTGGTGGCCGGCGATCAAGTGGCCGGCGCGCAACTGCAGGACATGCTGCGGCCGTTCGTTTACCGGCGTTACCTGGACTTCTCGGCCATCGAAGCGCTGCGCACCATGAAGCAGCTGATCCAGCAGGAAGTGCGGCGCAAGGGCATGGCTGACAATATCAAGCTGGGTTCCGGCGGTATTCGCGAGGTCGAGTTCATTGCCCAAGCGTTCCAGTTGATTCACGGCGGCCGCGATTTGAGCTTGCAGCAGCGCCCACTATTAAAGGTGTTGAGCACACTGGAAGGCCAGGGTTACCTGCCGCCCGCCGTGATCAGCGAATTGCGTGAAGGCTACGAATTCCTGCGTTACACCGAACACGCGATCCAGGCGATTGCCGATCGCCAGACGCAAATGTTGCCCGATGGCGAACAGGATCAGGCGCGCATTGCCTTTATGCTGGGTTTCGCCAACTGGACCGCTTTCCACGAACAACTGATGTATTGGCGTGGCCGTGTGGCCTGGCACTTCGGGCAGGTGATCGCCGATCCCGACGAAGAGCAGGGCGCCGAAAGCGAAGTGGTGGTCGGTGGTGAGTGGTTGCCGTTGTGGGAAGAGGCCCAGGACGATGAGGCCGCCTGCCGCCAACTGGAGGAGGGTGGTTTCAAGGATGCCCCCAAGGCCTTGAATGCCTTGGCCGGCTTGCGCGGCAGCCCGCAATTGCGGGCGATGCAGCGACTGGGGCGCGAACGTCTCGATGCGTTCATCCCGCGTTTGCTCGCGCAGGCCGTGGAGCATGCCAATCCGGATCTGGTGCTGGAGCGCGTGCTGCCCCTGGTTGAAGCCGTGGCCCGTCGTTCCGCATACCTTGTGCTGTTGACCGAGAACCCCGGTGCGCTGCGGCGTTTGCTGACGCTGTGCGCGGCGAGCCCGTGGATTGCCGAGCAAATCACCCGTTTTCCGCTGTTGCTCGACGAATTGCTCAACGAAGGCCGGCTGTTCAAGCCGCCACTGGCGCCTGAACTGGCCGCCGAACTGCGCGAGCGCCTGACGCGGATTCCCGAGGACGACCTCGAGCAGCAAATGGAAGCCCTGCGCCACTTCAAGCTGGCGCACCGCTTGCGGGTAGCCGCATCGGAAATCGCCGGCAGCCTGCCACTGATGAAAGTCAGCGATTACCTGACCTGGCTCGCTGAAGCGATCCTGGAGCAAGTGCTGGCACTGGCCTGGCGCCAGACCGTGGCCAAGTACGGCACGCCGCTGCGCACCGATGGCACTTTGTGCGATCCCGGCTTCATCATTGTCGGTTATGGGAAAGTCGGCGGTCTGGAACTCGGGCATGGTTCGGACCTGGACCTGGTGTTCATTCACGACGGCGATCCGCAGGCTGAGACCGACGGACCCAAACCCATCGATGGCGCGCAATTCTTCACCCGTCTGGGGCAACGGATCATTCACTTGCTGACGGCGCAGACCAACTCCGGGCAGTTGTATGAAGTGGACATGCGCCTGCGGCCGTCCGGTGCGTCGGGGTTGCTGGTGAGTTCCTTGGGGGCGTTTGCCCGATATCAGGAGAACGAAGCCTGGACCTGGGAACACCAGGCGCTGGTGCGAGCGCGGGTGCTGGTGGGCAGTCAGGATGTCGGCCAGGCCTTCGAGAAAGTCCGCGCCGCGATACTGGGCAAGACGCGTGATCTGCCGACCCTGCGCCAGGAGGTCAGCGAGATGCGCGCCAAGATGCGCGATAACCTCGGCAGCAAGAGTACGGCGGCCGGCACCGGGGCAAATGCCTTCGAAGCCACGGCGCCGTTCGATATCAAGCAGGACGCCGGAGGTATCGTCGATATTGAATTTATGGTGCAATACGCGGCCCTGGCGTGGTCGGAAACACACCCGCCATTGCTGCGCTGGACGGACAACATCCGCATTCTGGAAGAGCTGGAGCATGAAGGGCTGATGCCCGTCGAAGATGCCGGCCTGTTGCGTGAAGCGTATAAAGCGTACCGTTCCGCCGCCCACCGACAGGCTCTGCAGAAGAACCCGGGGGTGATACCGGCTGACCAGTTCGCGGACGAACGGCGGCAGGTCATGCGGATCTGGCGTGAGCTGGGGCTAGGCTGA
- the waaF gene encoding lipopolysaccharide heptosyltransferase II, whose protein sequence is MKILIVGPSWVGDMVMAQTLFQCLKQRHPQCEIDVLAPEWSRPILERMPEVRQALSFPLGHGVLELATRRRIGKSLAGQYDQAILLPNSLKSALVPFFAGIPKRTGWRGEFRYGLLNDVRTLDKDRYPLMIERFMALAYEPGVELPKPYPRPTLQIDPVTREAALAKFGLTLDRPVLALCPGAEFGESKRWPSEHYAKVAEAKIREGWQVWLFGSKNDHAVGEDIRARLIPGLREESVNLSGGTSLAEAIDLLSCADSVVSNDSGLMHVAAALNRPLVAVYGSTSPGFTPPLAEHVEIVRLGIECSPCFDRTCRFGHYNCLRQLMPQAVNEALQRLQGTVVEVK, encoded by the coding sequence ATGAAAATTCTGATCGTTGGGCCCAGTTGGGTCGGTGACATGGTGATGGCGCAGACACTTTTCCAGTGTCTGAAACAACGCCACCCGCAATGCGAAATCGACGTGCTGGCCCCCGAGTGGAGCCGGCCGATTCTTGAGCGCATGCCCGAAGTTCGCCAGGCCTTGAGCTTTCCGCTCGGTCACGGCGTGCTGGAACTGGCGACACGTCGGCGCATCGGCAAATCCCTGGCCGGTCAGTACGACCAGGCGATCCTGTTGCCCAATTCCCTGAAGTCGGCGCTGGTGCCGTTCTTTGCCGGTATCCCCAAGCGTACGGGCTGGCGTGGCGAATTCCGCTATGGCTTGCTCAATGACGTGCGCACGCTGGATAAAGATCGTTATCCGCTGATGATCGAGCGCTTCATGGCTCTGGCTTACGAGCCGGGCGTTGAGTTGCCAAAACCCTATCCGCGCCCGACGCTGCAGATCGACCCGGTCACCCGCGAGGCGGCACTGGCCAAATTCGGCCTGACCCTCGACCGTCCGGTGTTGGCCCTGTGCCCCGGCGCCGAGTTTGGCGAGTCCAAGCGCTGGCCGTCCGAGCATTACGCCAAGGTCGCCGAAGCGAAGATCCGCGAAGGCTGGCAAGTCTGGCTGTTCGGTTCGAAAAACGATCACGCCGTGGGCGAAGACATCCGCGCGCGGCTGATTCCCGGCCTGCGCGAAGAATCGGTCAACCTCAGCGGCGGCACCTCGCTGGCCGAAGCCATCGACCTGCTGTCCTGTGCCGATTCCGTGGTGTCCAACGACTCCGGCCTGATGCACGTCGCCGCCGCGCTGAACCGCCCGTTGGTGGCGGTCTACGGCTCGACGTCGCCGGGTTTCACGCCACCGTTGGCCGAGCACGTGGAAATCGTGCGCCTGGGCATCGAGTGCAGCCCGTGCTTCGATCGCACCTGCCGTTTCGGTCATTACAACTGCCTGCGCCAGCTCATGCCGCAGGCCGTGAACGAAGCCTTGCAGCGGTTGCAGGGCACTGTGGTCGAGGTCAAATAG
- the waaC gene encoding lipopolysaccharide heptosyltransferase I, translating to MRVLLIKTSSLGDVIHALPALTDAARAIPGIKFDWVVEEGFAEIPTWHPAVGKVIPVAIRRWRKNIWQTIKSGEWKRFKQSVRATQYDLVIDAQGLLKSAWLTRYVKAPVAGLDKNSAREPIAARFYNRRLAVARGQHAVERVRQLFAIALGYDLPKGLGDYGLSVERLVELPRKNPYVVFLHGTTWDTKHWPEAYWRELTERVGYLGVGVKLPWGNAVEKARAERIAAGFKHAEVLPKLNLAGVGKVLAGAQACVAVDTGLGHLAAALDVPTLSLFGPTNPGLTGAYGKVQIHLASDFSCAPCLQKKCTYQPTAEDARQFDLKREWPLCFTRLNPERVASRLSTLLMAEELR from the coding sequence TTGCGGGTTCTGTTGATCAAGACTTCTTCGCTGGGCGACGTCATTCACGCTTTGCCGGCGTTGACCGACGCGGCGCGGGCGATTCCCGGCATCAAATTCGACTGGGTGGTGGAAGAAGGCTTTGCCGAGATCCCCACCTGGCATCCGGCGGTGGGCAAGGTGATTCCGGTGGCGATCCGTCGCTGGCGCAAGAACATCTGGCAGACCATCAAGAGCGGTGAGTGGAAGCGCTTCAAGCAAAGCGTGCGGGCCACCCAATATGACCTGGTGATCGACGCCCAGGGCTTGCTGAAAAGCGCCTGGTTGACCCGTTACGTCAAGGCGCCGGTGGCCGGCCTCGATAAAAACTCGGCGCGCGAGCCCATCGCTGCGCGCTTTTACAATCGGCGCCTGGCCGTTGCCCGTGGGCAACATGCGGTGGAGCGAGTGCGTCAGTTGTTCGCCATCGCGTTGGGCTATGACCTGCCCAAGGGGCTGGGCGACTATGGCTTGAGCGTCGAGCGTCTGGTGGAGTTGCCGCGCAAGAACCCGTACGTGGTGTTTCTGCACGGTACCACCTGGGACACCAAGCACTGGCCCGAAGCCTACTGGCGCGAGCTGACCGAGCGGGTCGGCTACCTTGGCGTCGGTGTGAAACTGCCTTGGGGCAATGCCGTGGAAAAGGCCCGCGCCGAGCGCATCGCCGCAGGTTTCAAGCACGCCGAAGTGTTGCCGAAGCTGAACCTGGCGGGTGTCGGCAAGGTGCTGGCTGGCGCGCAAGCCTGCGTGGCGGTGGATACCGGCCTGGGCCATCTGGCCGCCGCGCTGGATGTGCCGACGCTGTCGCTGTTCGGCCCGACCAATCCGGGCCTGACCGGTGCCTATGGCAAGGTGCAGATTCACCTGGCCAGCGACTTCTCGTGTGCGCCGTGCCTGCAGAAGAAATGCACCTATCAACCGACGGCCGAAGATGCCCGTCAATTTGACCTGAAACGCGAGTGGCCATTGTGCTTCACGCGTCTGAACCCCGAGCGTGTCGCCAGCCGACTGAGCACGTTGTTAATGGCTGAGGAGCTGCGCTGA
- a CDS encoding glycosyltransferase family 4 protein: MQLAFVLYKYFPFGGLQRDFMRIALECQKRGHQIRVYTLIWEGDVPPGFEVLVAPVKAFFNHRRNEKLSEWMEADLAKRPVDRLIGFNKMPGLDVYYAADGCFEDKAQNLRNSLYRRWGRYRHFAEYERAVFAKDAKTEVLMISEVQQPLFIKHYDTPLERFHLLPPGIAQDRRRPADADEIRAGFRAEFDLKDDELLLVQIGSGFKTKGVDRSLKALAALPAELRKRTRLFVIGQDDPKLFQMQSATLGLGDNVTFLKGRSDIPRFLLGADLLIHPAYNENTGTVLLEALVAGLPVLVSAVCGYAHYIAEADAGLVLDEPFDQAQLTQYLTGMLNDAQARAAWSRNGLAFAETADLYSMPQHAADVILAEHA; the protein is encoded by the coding sequence ATGCAATTGGCATTTGTCCTGTACAAATATTTTCCGTTTGGCGGCTTGCAGCGCGATTTCATGCGAATCGCCCTGGAGTGCCAGAAGCGTGGTCATCAGATTCGCGTCTACACACTGATCTGGGAAGGCGATGTGCCGCCGGGTTTCGAAGTGCTGGTGGCGCCGGTCAAGGCGTTCTTCAATCATCGGCGCAACGAAAAGCTCAGCGAATGGATGGAGGCGGACCTGGCCAAGCGTCCGGTCGATCGCCTGATCGGCTTCAACAAGATGCCGGGCCTGGACGTCTACTACGCCGCCGACGGCTGCTTCGAAGACAAGGCGCAGAACCTGCGCAACTCGCTGTACCGCCGCTGGGGCCGCTATCGCCACTTCGCCGAGTACGAGCGGGCGGTGTTCGCCAAGGACGCCAAGACCGAAGTGTTGATGATTTCCGAGGTCCAGCAGCCGCTGTTCATCAAGCATTACGACACGCCGCTGGAGCGCTTCCACCTGCTGCCACCGGGCATCGCCCAGGACCGTCGCCGACCGGCCGATGCCGATGAAATTCGTGCCGGGTTCCGCGCCGAATTCGACCTCAAGGACGACGAACTGCTGCTGGTGCAGATCGGCTCCGGGTTCAAGACCAAAGGCGTGGACCGCAGCCTCAAGGCACTGGCGGCATTGCCTGCCGAGTTGAGGAAACGCACCCGGCTGTTTGTAATTGGCCAGGATGACCCCAAGTTATTCCAGATGCAGAGCGCAACATTGGGGCTGGGCGACAACGTCACGTTCCTCAAGGGGCGCAGCGATATCCCGCGTTTCCTGCTGGGTGCCGATCTGTTGATCCACCCGGCGTACAACGAAAATACCGGCACCGTGCTGCTCGAAGCGCTGGTGGCCGGCTTGCCGGTGCTGGTGAGCGCGGTGTGCGGTTACGCCCATTACATTGCCGAGGCCGACGCGGGCCTGGTGCTGGACGAACCGTTCGATCAGGCGCAACTGACGCAATACCTGACCGGCATGTTGAACGACGCTCAAGCAAGGGCGGCCTGGAGCCGCAATGGTCTGGCCTTCGCCGAGACGGCCGACCTCTACAGCATGCCGCAACACGCGGCCGATGTGATTCTGGCGGAGCACGCTTAA
- the rfaP gene encoding lipopolysaccharide core heptose(I) kinase RfaP, which translates to MKLMLAEPFKSLWAGRDPFAEVEGLEGEVYRELEARRTLRTEVDGNGFFVKIHRGIGWGEIFKNLLTAKLPVLGAGQEWTAIQRLQEAGVPTMTAVAYGEKGSNPADQHSFIVTEELAPTVSLEDFSVNWTKQPPEPRLKRALIAEVARMTGMMHRAGVNHRDCYICHFLLHTDKPVTFDDFKLSVIDLHRAQTRPAITSRWRNKDLAALYFSALDIGLTRRDKLRFLKGYFQQPLRQILSEEAGLLNWLEGKANKLYERKQRYGDAL; encoded by the coding sequence ATGAAGTTGATGCTGGCTGAACCGTTCAAGAGTCTCTGGGCCGGACGCGACCCGTTCGCCGAAGTCGAGGGGCTTGAGGGCGAGGTGTACCGCGAGCTGGAAGCACGCCGGACATTGCGCACGGAAGTCGACGGCAACGGGTTTTTCGTGAAAATCCACCGTGGCATCGGCTGGGGCGAAATCTTCAAGAACCTGCTCACCGCCAAATTGCCGGTACTTGGCGCGGGCCAGGAGTGGACGGCGATCCAGCGCCTGCAGGAAGCCGGCGTGCCGACCATGACCGCTGTCGCGTATGGCGAGAAGGGCAGCAACCCGGCCGACCAGCACTCGTTCATCGTCACTGAAGAGCTGGCGCCGACGGTCAGCCTCGAAGACTTCAGCGTTAACTGGACCAAACAGCCACCCGAGCCAAGACTCAAGCGCGCGCTGATTGCCGAAGTCGCACGGATGACCGGCATGATGCACCGCGCCGGGGTCAACCATCGCGACTGCTACATCTGCCATTTCCTGCTGCACACCGACAAACCGGTGACCTTTGATGACTTCAAACTCTCGGTGATCGACCTGCACCGCGCCCAGACCCGCCCGGCGATCACCTCGCGCTGGCGCAACAAGGATCTGGCCGCGCTGTATTTTTCCGCCCTGGACATCGGCCTGACCCGCCGCGACAAGCTGCGTTTCCTCAAAGGCTACTTCCAGCAACCGTTGCGGCAGATCCTGAGCGAAGAGGCCGGGCTGCTGAACTGGCTCGAAGGCAAGGCCAACAAGCTCTACGAGCGTAAACAGCGATACGGGGATGCGCTCTGA
- a CDS encoding lipopolysaccharide kinase InaA family protein, whose amino-acid sequence MSGWKLEPAYSELADDFGSLEAVFALQGERLTKDLLSEVIRVQRKGVNYYVKRYVGAGKGLRRYLGKPRVKMEWQNLKRFAKWGIPTAEVVAWGLERRGAAYARGAMITRELPRTEDLSALAERQDPKLSDRAWVDAISRQLAQYTRTMHDHRFTHNDLKWRNLLIDDEARLFLIDCPNGDFWRGFWLKYRITKDLACLDKVAKYQLSATQRLRFYLQYRNRTRLNAADKKRIRHVVRFFEGRE is encoded by the coding sequence ATGTCGGGTTGGAAACTGGAACCGGCCTACAGCGAACTGGCCGATGACTTTGGCAGCCTTGAAGCCGTGTTTGCGCTGCAAGGCGAGCGTTTGACCAAGGACCTGTTGTCCGAGGTCATTCGTGTGCAGCGCAAGGGCGTCAACTATTACGTCAAACGCTACGTGGGCGCCGGAAAAGGCTTGCGCCGTTATCTCGGCAAGCCACGGGTGAAAATGGAGTGGCAGAACCTCAAGCGTTTCGCCAAGTGGGGCATTCCCACCGCCGAAGTGGTGGCCTGGGGGCTGGAACGGCGCGGTGCGGCCTACGCTCGCGGCGCAATGATTACCCGGGAATTGCCGCGCACCGAAGACTTGTCGGCACTGGCCGAACGACAGGATCCGAAACTGTCGGATCGTGCCTGGGTCGACGCCATCAGTCGTCAGTTGGCGCAGTACACCCGGACCATGCATGACCACCGCTTCACCCATAATGATCTGAAGTGGCGCAATCTGTTGATCGACGATGAGGCTCGACTGTTCTTGATCGATTGCCCCAACGGCGATTTCTGGCGCGGTTTCTGGCTCAAATACCGCATCACCAAGGATCTGGCGTGCCTGGACAAGGTCGCCAAGTATCAACTGTCGGCTACCCAGCGCCTGCGCTTTTACCTGCAATACCGCAACCGGACCCGGCTCAACGCCGCGGACAAGAAGCGTATCCGGCACGTGGTGAGATTTTTCGAGGGACGCGAATGA
- a CDS encoding lipopolysaccharide kinase InaA family protein → MTDFLAAEDRALLERHGLGTFEALWAKQLDAVDEPNTGRGGWSSVFRLDLEGHGYYLKRQSNYLTRTLRAPFGEPSFAREFRNISRYRKMGIPALEAVFYGERKVNGEVRAILLTRALDGWDDLDSLLQRWNELSPEQHSEILKASGELARQLHAARQVHGCFYPKHIFMRATGTGYQAQLIDLEKTRPLLYGQRDRIKDLEPLTRRAPEWGESQLRQLLAAYLDQPQDSTLIDSWLQRLTARRSQKGPR, encoded by the coding sequence ATGACTGATTTCCTGGCCGCTGAGGACCGTGCGCTGCTTGAGCGCCATGGCCTTGGCACGTTCGAAGCGCTCTGGGCCAAGCAGCTCGATGCGGTGGACGAACCCAACACCGGTCGCGGCGGCTGGAGCAGCGTGTTTCGGCTGGACCTGGAAGGTCATGGCTACTACCTCAAGCGTCAAAGCAACTACCTGACCCGCACCTTGCGCGCACCCTTCGGCGAGCCGAGTTTCGCTCGCGAGTTTCGCAACATCTCCCGTTACCGGAAGATGGGCATCCCGGCGCTGGAAGCGGTGTTCTACGGGGAGCGCAAGGTCAATGGCGAAGTCCGCGCGATCCTGCTGACCCGTGCCCTGGATGGTTGGGACGACCTCGACTCGCTGTTGCAGCGCTGGAATGAATTGAGCCCCGAGCAGCACTCGGAGATCCTCAAGGCCAGTGGCGAACTGGCCCGGCAGCTGCACGCTGCACGGCAGGTGCATGGCTGCTTCTATCCCAAGCACATTTTCATGCGCGCCACCGGCACCGGCTATCAGGCGCAATTGATCGACCTGGAAAAGACCCGGCCGCTGCTGTACGGGCAGCGCGACCGAATCAAGGACCTGGAACCGCTGACGCGCCGCGCGCCCGAATGGGGTGAATCGCAACTGCGGCAATTGCTGGCCGCCTATCTGGATCAACCGCAGGACAGCACGCTGATCGACAGCTGGCTGCAGCGTTTGACGGCGCGGCGCAGCCAGAAGGGGCCGCGCTGA
- a CDS encoding lipopolysaccharide kinase InaA family protein, with product MRLSELKSAGRNPVLPLSVSLADAAGPADLQLLSLLRVLPGQRYVGAGVWRGRPVLAKLLVGSKAARHFQRELDGVRLLSDQGLTTPQLLADGLKEGDGGWLLFEFLEGAESLGETWKQVEQQPVLSDGQGAVLAEALGAIGQMHRKGLWQEDLHLDNLLRQRGRLYLIDGAGICAETPGQPLSRQKVLENLGVFFAQLPKSIEPFIEELLVYYLLSNGEHALPMEALQKQIDKVRSWRLKDYLIKVGRECTLFSVQRGASGLQAIRREEEAAMLPVLEQADALLDRGHLYKTGGAASVGKVEVDGRTLVIKRYNIKGFAHWLKRFWRPSRAWHSWREGNRLAFLGIATPTPLALLEKRFLWLRSRAYLITEYLPGPDIIERFAPYVESGDAPESELAALDHLFAELIRERISHGDFKGHNLFWQQDRWALIDLDSMCQHGSLGSFAPAYARDRARFMRNWPEGSALYQVIDQRLPKDISSAA from the coding sequence ATGCGTTTGTCCGAACTGAAATCCGCTGGCCGTAATCCGGTTTTGCCGCTGAGCGTATCGCTGGCCGACGCTGCCGGCCCTGCCGATCTGCAGCTGCTGAGCCTGTTGCGGGTGTTGCCGGGGCAGCGTTATGTCGGTGCCGGCGTCTGGCGTGGCCGGCCGGTGTTGGCCAAGTTGCTGGTCGGCAGCAAGGCCGCTCGGCACTTCCAGCGTGAACTGGATGGCGTACGCCTGCTCTCCGATCAAGGGCTGACCACGCCGCAGCTGTTGGCCGATGGCCTGAAGGAAGGCGATGGTGGCTGGCTGCTGTTCGAGTTTCTGGAAGGCGCCGAAAGCCTGGGCGAAACCTGGAAACAGGTTGAGCAGCAGCCCGTATTGTCCGATGGACAAGGGGCGGTGCTGGCCGAGGCGTTGGGCGCGATCGGTCAGATGCATCGCAAGGGCCTGTGGCAGGAAGACCTGCACCTGGATAACCTGCTGCGCCAGCGTGGTCGCCTGTACTTGATCGACGGTGCCGGGATTTGCGCCGAAACGCCGGGGCAGCCGCTGTCGCGGCAGAAAGTCCTGGAAAACCTCGGGGTGTTCTTCGCCCAGTTGCCGAAGTCGATCGAACCCTTCATTGAAGAGTTGCTGGTGTATTACCTGCTCAGCAACGGCGAACACGCCCTGCCCATGGAAGCGTTGCAGAAGCAGATCGACAAGGTCCGCAGCTGGCGCCTCAAGGACTACCTGATCAAGGTCGGCCGCGAATGCACGCTGTTCAGCGTGCAGCGCGGAGCCTCCGGCTTGCAGGCGATTCGTCGCGAGGAAGAGGCCGCCATGTTGCCGGTGCTGGAGCAGGCCGATGCCTTGCTCGACCGGGGGCATCTGTACAAGACCGGTGGTGCGGCGAGCGTCGGCAAGGTCGAGGTGGATGGCCGCACGCTGGTGATCAAGCGCTACAACATCAAGGGTTTTGCCCACTGGCTCAAGCGCTTCTGGCGTCCGAGCCGGGCCTGGCATTCATGGCGCGAAGGCAATCGCCTGGCGTTCCTCGGGATTGCCACGCCCACGCCGTTGGCGTTGCTGGAGAAGCGTTTTCTGTGGCTGCGCAGCCGTGCCTACTTGATCACCGAGTATCTGCCGGGGCCGGACATCATCGAGCGTTTTGCGCCCTATGTTGAAAGCGGTGATGCACCGGAGTCCGAACTGGCGGCGCTGGATCATCTGTTTGCCGAACTGATTCGTGAGCGCATCAGTCATGGCGACTTCAAGGGGCATAACCTGTTCTGGCAGCAGGATCGCTGGGCGTTGATCGACCTCGACTCGATGTGCCAGCACGGCTCCCTCGGAAGTTTTGCGCCGGCGTACGCCAGGGATCGCGCGCGGTTCATGCGCAATTGGCCTGAAGGCAGTGCCCTTTACCAGGTCATCGATCAGCGTCTTCCCAAGGATATCTCCAGCGCGGCCTGA
- a CDS encoding YceK/YidQ family lipoprotein, giving the protein MTIKMAVSSGVLCVSLMGCGTAATVLQDEAEAAQGLRRQKTYCQSIPRVYSGLAYDFCVLNAPPDPTGVLVPLILLDLALSGALDTAVLPYTIYRQSVDGNILVYWRPSRG; this is encoded by the coding sequence GTGACGATCAAAATGGCAGTTTCATCGGGTGTTTTATGTGTATCTCTAATGGGCTGCGGGACCGCCGCCACGGTGCTGCAGGATGAAGCCGAAGCTGCTCAAGGGTTGCGCAGGCAAAAGACCTACTGCCAGTCCATTCCCCGGGTCTACAGCGGCCTCGCTTATGACTTTTGCGTATTGAACGCACCGCCCGATCCCACGGGTGTCCTCGTACCGCTCATTCTGCTCGACCTGGCCCTGTCCGGCGCACTGGACACCGCCGTCTTGCCCTATACGATTTACCGGCAAAGCGTGGACGGCAATATCCTTGTCTACTGGCGGCCTTCGCGTGGTTAA